In a genomic window of Salmo trutta chromosome 32, fSalTru1.1, whole genome shotgun sequence:
- the LOC115171357 gene encoding protein KRI1 homolog, with the protein MSGKSDFKINSKFAEKYDKYRQKEELQRLKDKYGDQADESESGSDSDDDSEVELDPKVERDFYRTLSLLKKKDPKIYQTDATFYTVEDASIGDDAQPSTSKKTTEKPMYLKDYERKVILERGGKYEDDDDEESDDEEAAKRRERAASPSYIQEQRELKESFRKFIQDSDEEGSEEDFQLLKRRSKTQEEKDKEEEDYLDWLKGQAELGGPEEVQDMKYLRDYWNDPELDEKECFLRDFVLNKGYMEKDDMDRIPSYDEVVNDDVEDSEEDGESFLERQEDFERHYNFRFEEPDAQKIKTYPRTIATSVRSKDERRKLKREEVKDRKKREKEQKHEQLKQLKNLKRNEIMQKLRRLQELTGNEQLDFSQVDLEGDFDPQQHDQLMQKFFGDEYYGEEEGEKPQFEVEELEGEHWNWDTWTGEGEEKEYGGEEGEEEEHAGEEYDQPNCEDPDFIMDADYDPSQPSTSKKQKKKEKMKVDALLMGKKRKKSHFAEVITQNKPVFDPQEKSFEQYLDEYYKLDYEDIIDDVPCRFRYRQVLANDFGLSTDEILGADEKELNRWASLKKTCMFRSDKEEISDLQNYKIKGQNIKKKIEVLNSFYAEEDKAEGKTKVGKKRRDRMKNAEKDDKDLEDDDEAGLSQESSALDSGEGTVVQALREAGDQEEEFLIPKSKKLKLEQETVATTKETANTRTERPKFPKKKNRHPGSRLMSGKGPFRVKMGGREFSGQRLKAYGLNPKRLHFRQLGRQKRKAQEKTEKQGIKE; encoded by the exons ATGTCAGGCAAATCGGATTTCAAGATTAATTCAAAGTTTGCAGAGAAATATGATAAATACAGACAAAAAGAAGAGTTACAAAGGC tGAAAGACAAATATGGCGACCAAGCTGACGAGAGTGAGTCTGGTTCAGATTCAGATGATGATAGCGAGGTG GAACTTGACCCCAAAGTTGAAAGGGACTTCTACAGAACATTGTCTCTGCTGAAGAAGAAAGATCCTAAGATCTATCAGACTGATGCAACGTTCTACACAGTGGAAG ATGCATCCATTGGGGATGATGCCCAGCCTTCAACTTCAAAGAAGACCACAGAGAAGCCAATGTATCTGAAAGACTATGAGCGAAAAGTTATCTTGGAAAGGGGAGG TAAatatgaggatgatgatgacgaGGAGAGTGATGATGAAGAGGCTGCAAAGAGGAGAGAG AGAGCTGCATCTCCAAGTTACATCCAAGAGCAGAGAGAATTGAAAGAGAG CTTCCGTAAATTCATACAGGACAGTGACGAGGAGGGCAGTGAAGAGGACTTTCAGCTGCTGAAGAGGAGGAGCAAAACACAGGAAGAGAAG GATAAAGAGGAAGAGGATTATTTGGACTGGCTGAAAGGCCAGGCAGAGCTGGGGGGCCCAGAAGAGGTGCAGGACATG AAATACCTGAGGGACTATTGGAACGACCCAGAGCTGGATGAGAAGGAGTGTTTCCTTAGGGATTTTGTCCTGAATAAGGGCTACATGGAGAAAGATGACATGGACAG GATCCCCAGCTATGACGAGGTGGTGAATGATGACGTGGAGGACTCAGAAGAGGATGGGGAGTCGTTCTTGGAGCGCCAGGAGGACTTTGAAAGACACTACAACTTCCGCTTTGAGGAGCCTGATGCCCAGAAG ATCAAGACTTACCCCCGTACCATTGCCACCTCTGTCCGCTCCAAAGACGAGCGCAGGAAGCTCAAAAGGGAGGAAGTGAAGGATAGGAAGAAAAGG GAGAAGGAGCAGAAGCATGAGCAGCTGAAGCAGCTGAAGAACCTGAAGCGTAATGAGATCATGCAGAAGCTGCGGCGGCTGCAGGAGCTGACAGGCAACGAGCAGCTGGACTTCAGTCAGGTGGACCTGGAGGGAGACTTTGACCCCCAGCAGCATGACCAGCTCATGCAG aAATTCTTTGGTGATGAATATtatggagaggaagagggggagaagcCGCAGTTTGAAGTTGAAGAGCTAGAGGGTG AACACTGGAACTGGGACACATGGACAGGAGAGGGTGAAGAAAAGGAATATGGTGGTGaagaaggggaggaagaggagcatgCAGGAGAAGAGTATGACCAGCCAAACTGTGAAGATCCAGATTTTATT ATGGATGCAGACTATGATCCCAGTCAGCCAAGCACCTCCAAGAAGCAGAAGAAAAAGGAGAAGATGAAGGTGGATGCCCTGCTGAtgggaaagaagagaaagaagtcTCATTTTGCTGAGGTCATTACCCAAAACAAGCCAGTGTTTGACCCCC AGGAGAAGTCCTTTGAGCAGTACCTGGACGAGTACTATAAGCTGGACTATGAGGACATCATAGACGACGTCCCCTGCAGGTTTCGCTACAGGCAGGTCCTGGCCAATGACTTTGGCCTGTCCACTGACGAG ATCCTGGGAGCAGATGAGAAAGAGCTGAACCGCTGGGCCTCGCTAAAGAAGACCTGCATGTTCAG GTCTGACAAGGAGGAAATTAGTGATTTGCAGAACTACAAAATCAAAGGACAAAATATTAAGAAAAAGATAGAAGTCTTGAACTCTTTCTATGCTGA GGAGGACAAAGCAGAGGGCAAGACCAAAGTGGGTAAGAAGAGAAGAGACAGGATGAAGAATGCAGAGAAGGATGACAAGGATctggaggatgatgatgaggctGGTCTCAGTCAGGAAAGCTCTGCATTGGACTCTGGTGAGGGGACGGTAGTCCAGGCACTGAGAGAGGCAGGAGACCAGGAAGAGGAGTTCCTGATACCCAAATCCAAgaagttgaaactggagcaggaAACAGTTGCTACCACTAAGGAGACTGCCAACACAAGGACTGAAAGGCCAAAATTCCCCAAGAAGA